One genomic region from Mesorhizobium terrae encodes:
- a CDS encoding GntR family transcriptional regulator has protein sequence MDARMREGDADEAGTTLAERTYLQLREDIITVKLAPGTLLRESELMRRLDVGRTPVREALLRLQRDGFVDVNGRRGTSVSTIDISDLSAIYEARATIESWATRLAAERLREPERREARKLLEELAAFSDRPEPEPLLALDRRIHRFIYRAAKNPYLFDTLDHYHNLSLRILHVATRRFPELMSGLDKVLHEQTQMLEAVCRGDGETAERIALHHVLSFEEDVRRVI, from the coding sequence ATGGACGCGCGGATGCGTGAGGGAGACGCTGATGAGGCCGGCACGACACTGGCCGAGCGCACCTACCTGCAACTGCGGGAGGACATCATCACGGTAAAGCTGGCGCCCGGCACGTTGCTGCGCGAAAGCGAGCTGATGCGGCGGCTCGACGTCGGTCGCACGCCGGTGCGCGAGGCGCTGCTGCGGCTGCAGCGCGACGGCTTCGTCGATGTCAACGGCCGCCGGGGCACCTCCGTCAGCACCATCGATATCAGTGATCTGTCGGCGATCTACGAAGCGCGCGCGACCATCGAGTCTTGGGCGACACGGCTGGCGGCGGAGCGTCTGCGCGAACCGGAACGCAGGGAGGCGCGGAAATTACTCGAGGAGCTCGCGGCTTTTTCGGATCGGCCAGAACCCGAGCCCCTGCTGGCGCTCGATCGTCGTATTCACCGCTTCATCTACCGCGCCGCCAAGAACCCCTATCTGTTCGACACGCTCGACCACTACCACAACCTGTCGCTGCGGATCCTGCATGTGGCGACGCGGCGATTCCCCGAGTTGATGTCCGGTCTCGACAAGGTCCTGCACGAGCAGACCCAGATGCTCGAAGCGGTCTGCCGCGGCGACGGCGAAACTGCCGAGCGCATCGCGCTGCATCACGTTCTGAGCTTTGAAGAGGACGTACGCAGGGTCATTTAG